In the genome of Streptomyces sp. Tu 3180, the window AGGTGAACCAGTTGCACGAGGAGGCCCTGTTCGTGGGCGATCTGCAGCGGCTGTACGTCGAGGCGGCCGAGCGCGCGATCCCCGTGGGTGGTCTCCCGCTGCCGGACGACCCGCGGGAGATCCGCTTCGAGAACGTCACCTTCCGCTACCCGGGTGACGCCGCCCGTCCCGCCCTGGACGACGTCTCGCTCACCCTGCCGCTGGGCCGGATCGTGGCGCTGGTCGGCGAGAACGGCTCCGGCAAGACGACCCTGGTCAAGCTGCTCGCCGGCCTGTACACGCCCGAGCGGGGGCGGATCCTGTGGGACGACGTGGACGCGGCGGCCGTGGACCGGCGCCGGCTGGCCGAGCGCATCGCGATGGTGGCGCAGGACTTCAAGCGGTGGCCGTTCACGGCCCGGGTGAACGTCCTCCTGGGGCGGCCGTCGGCACCGGTGAGCGAGGAGCGGCTGGCCGCGTCGATCGCCGAGGCCGGGGCCCAGTCGGTGGTCGAGGACCTGCCGCGCGGCCTGGACACCCTGCTGGCCCGGCACTTCAGCGGAGGCCACGAGCTGTCCGGGGGACAGTGGCAGCGGCTGGGGATCGCACGGGCCGCGTACCGGCGCGGGCGCATCCTGATCGTGGACGAGCCGACGGCCGCCCTGGACGCCCGGGCCGAGCTGGAGGTCTTCGACCGGATCCGGGCCCTGGCGGACGGCGGCCAGACGGTCGTGCTGATCACGCACCGGCTGGCGTCCGTGCGTCACGCGGATCTGGTGCACGTGCTCGACCAGGGCCGGCTGGTGGAGTCCGGATCACCGGAGGAGCTGCTGGCCGCGGACGGCCTCTACGCGGAGCTGTACGCGCTCCAGGCGGAGCAGTTCACCGCGGCGCCCTCCCCGTCGCCGGCCGGGAAGGTGCCGTCGCCGAAGGCGGGCTGAACCGGCCGGTCCGGCCGGCTGCCGGGCCGGCGGCTCACGCCGTCACGTCACCGCCCCCGTCGCCGCTCCGCACGATCACCAGGAACATGTCGGTCGCGAGGTCCATGACAACCTCGGCGGGCAGGCCCTCCAGACGCCGCGCCTGCGCGAACTCCTCCGCCGGCCAGGACCCGCGCGGCCCACCTGCGGGAAAGCGTTCGAGCACCGTTCGCCCGTTCACCCTGCCACCTCCATGTAGCGCTGTACTCGTAGAGTTAAACGCCAACCATGGGGCGAACGCCTCGTCCGGTGACGGTACTGAGACGTAGTTGACACCTGTTCACCGCCAAGTGTGAGCGAGCTCTCGTCTTTTCGGAGTAATCCGTCGCCGTCCGCGCCGTTCCGCACACGCACCGTGATATCGGATGTGCTCGCCTCTCACAGGCGCCTCGGGAGTCGACGCGCGCCCCTGGGTTCCTCGCACTCCCCTGCCGGCCGGACGCGGTGTCCTCGCCGCAGCCGCCGGGGTGCGAGGGGCGGCGCGGCGGGGTCGAGAAGGCGGGGCGGAGCCCTTCGCGCGCCCGCGGGGTTCCGCCGGTTTCAGGTGTCGTACTCCTGGACGCGCCGGCCGTGGCCCCGCTCGACGAGGGCGGGCAGCCGCTCCCGCAGCTCGCTCACCACCGCCGGGACGTCGAGGGTGAGCAGGCGCCGGTCGCGCATCAGGATCCGGCCGTCGACGACGGTCGTGCGGACGTCGGCGGCGCGGGCGCTGTGCACCAGCGTCGCGGCGAGGTCGTGCACCGGCTGGGTGTGCGGGCCGGTGAGGTCGACCAGGATGATGTCGGCGCGGCGGCCGGGGGCGATGCTGCCGGTCTCCCCGCCGAGGCCGACCGCCCGGGCGCTCTGCAGGGTGGCGTGGTGCAGCGCCTGCCGGGAGGTCAGCCACCGCGGGTCGCCCTCCGCCGCCTTCTGGATCAGCGAGGTGAGCGCCATCGACTCCCACACGTCGAGGGAGTTGTTGGAGGCGGCGCCGTCCGTGGCGAGTCCGACGGGGATGCCGATGTCGCGCAGGGCGCGCACGGGTGTGGTGGTGGGCCAGGCGAACCTGAGGTAGCCGCGGGGCGCGGTGGCCACGGCCGTACGGCCGCCCGCGCGCTCCAGCGACGGCAGGTCGCTGTCGAGGATGCCGGTGCCGTGGGCGATGAGCACGTCGGTGTCGAGGATCCCGGTGCGTTCCAGGACCTGGACGGGGGTGACGCCGTGCCGGGCGAGGCTGGTGTCGGTCTGGTCGCGGTTCTCGGCGGCGTGCAGGTGCACGGGAAGCCCGTGCTCGCGCGCCAGCTCCGCGGTGGCGGCGAGGTCGGCGTCGTCGACGGTGTAGGGGGCGTGCGGGGCGAGGGCGGTGGTGACGCGGCCGCCGGCGAAGCCGCGGTGCCGCAGCGCGAACTCCAGCGACCGCTCCCTCCCCCGCGGCCCCTGGGAGGAGAAGTACGCCTCCCCCAGCAGCGCCCGCATGCCGCACTCGGCGACGACGGCGGCGACCGCGTCCATGGCGAAGTAGTGGTCGGCGAAGCAGGTGACGCCGCCCCGGATCATCTCGGCGCAGGCGAGCCGTGCCCCCAGCTCGACGTCCCGCTCGGTGAGGTTGGACTCCACCGGCCAGATCACGTCGTTGAACCACTCCCCGGTCGGCAGGTCCTCGGCGAGACCCCGCAGGGCGACCATCGGCGCGTGGGTGTGGCAGTTGATCAGGCCGGGCAGCGCGACCTGCCCCCGGGCGTCGATCCGCTCCCCGGCCGCCAGGCCCTCGACCGCCTCGGCGCTCGTCACCGACTCCACGGCCCCGTCGCGCACGACGATCGCCGCGTCGTGGGCGAACCCGATCCGCTCCCGGTCGTCGTGGGTGAGGACGGAGCATCCGGTGATGACGAGATCGGCCGGCCGCTCCGCGGCGGCGGACGTCGTCGCGGTGGGCGTCATCACGTCACCGTACGACGCCCTCCCGGTCCGGGGCGGGCCGAACCGCGGCATCGCCGTCGCGGCTCCGTGGCGGGGCGGGCCGGGCGCGCGTCCCGGCCTCGGCGCGAGCCCCGTCCGGCAGCTCCGGAAGGCGCAGCCCCGTCCGGTCGCGGCGCCGGACGAGTTCGTCCCGGAGCTCGGCGAGCCGCTCGGCGTGCCGGGGGCCGATCCGCCCGGTGTCGTCGAGGTGGACGGCGCAGGCGGTGATGGTGTCGACGAACTGTTCGAGGAGGGCGGCGACCTCGTCCGTGCCGTCGGTGTGCCGGGCCAGCGGAGGGAGTTCGGCGGAGGCGAGGGCGATGGCGGTGCGGGCCTCGGCGAGGGTGCGGTAGGCCTCGCGGCGCAGGGCCCAGCGGGCGGCGCGGTCGCCGGTCCCGCCGAGCACGTGGTCGAGGTACGCCTGCGCGGCACCGCCCGCTTCCGCGAGCCGGGCGCGGATGCCGCCGCCGCGCTGTCCCGGCATCGGCAGGTGCCCCACGACCAGCACGACGGCACAGGCCAGCAGCGTCTCGCTGATCCGGACGACGGAGACCTCGGGTTCGCCGCCGACCATCACCAGGGCGAGCACGAGCACGGTGACGACGGCGGTCTGCGCGGCGAAGTGCCGGGTGGCGACCGGGATGAGCGCCCCGCTGACCGCCACCAGCGCGATGAGCCCTTCGGGCCGGGGCAGCACGGCGGCGAGCCCGGCGAAGAGGAGCGCCCCGAGCACGGTCCCGGCGGCCCGGCACAGCACCCGGGAGGCGAGCGGCCCGAGGTCGGGCTTGACGAGGAAGACGGCGGTGGCGGGCAGCCAGTACCAGTGCTCGTGCTGCCCGTACCAGCGGGCGTGGTGCAGGGCCTGGGCGATCGCGACGCCGGCGCCGAAGCAGAGGGCGACCCGCATCCCGTACTCCCGCCCCCGCACGCCGAGGACGGTCCGCACCAGGGCGGCCCGGGACCGCTTGCGGCCGTGCAGGTCACCGCCCTCGGCCCGGTCGAACGCCTCGGCGGCGTGCAGGAGGGCGTCGTCGAGGGCGCGCAGCGCCGGGGCCGTGCGGGAGGGTGCGGGCAGGCGGCCGGTGGGGGTGTTGGCGCGTACGGCGGCGGCCAGCCGCCTGGGGCCCTCGGCCGCGCGGGCGGGTACCGGCTCCCCCGCCCAGGCCAGCGCGGTCGCGGCCTCGGCGAGCGGCAGCACGGCGGCGTACTGCGCGTGCAGCCGGCGCTCGGCCGCGGAGGAGGCGTACCTCCGCAGCCGGGGCCCGGCGAGTGCGTCCTGCGCGTGGTCGAGGGCGGCGGTGAGCGCGGCGCGGCGGGCGGTGGCCGCCGGTGACCCGGCGGCGTCGAGCAGCGCGGCGACGGCCTCGTACGCCCCGGCGACGGCGTTGCGTTCCCCGTCGAACCGGAAGCCGAAGCGGAGGTCCCCGGCGAGCGAGCCCGGCGTGGGCAGCGCCAGCCGCAGCAGGAGCAGCCACCCGGCGCCGGCGAGGAAGGCGAGCGCCCGCTGCCATCCCGGCTCGGGCAGCGGCATCCCGGCCCCGACGGCGGCCCCGACCAGCACCTGGGTGCCGACGGAGGAGCCGACGGGGCCGAGGGCGCTGATGCCTCCGGCGACCAGGCCGAGGCCGGTCAGCAGGAGCGTGAGCAGGACCGCCGGGGTGTGGTCCCCGGCGTACGTCCCGAGGGCCAGCCCGGCCGCCCCCGCGAGCGCGGGCGCCCCGAGCCGCCCGATCGAGGCCCGCCGGCTGCCGGGCCGGTCGTTGATCCCGGCGAGCATGGCACCGATGGCGGCGACGACCCCGAGGGTCGGCCGCCCGAGCGACACGGCCCCCGCCAGCAGCGGCCCGGCGGCCAGCGCGCCCCGCACGACCGCGCTCCAGGGGACCGGCCCCCGCTGGGTCCGCAGGGCGTGGGCGAGCCAGAGGGGCAGGGCGGGGGCGGATCGTGACACGGGGCTCCAGTCGTCGCGTCGGGGCGGGTGGGCTCGCGGGCGGCGGTGACCGGGCTGGTGGGGTGTGGTGTCCACGGTAGGCGGCGGGGTCGAAGAGCAGCGAACGGCCGTGTTTCCGGGATGTGACGATGCGGGACGAAAGACGCGCCCCTCGTGAACACACTCCGCGCCGCGTCCATTCCACCGGGTTCCCGCGGGGGCCGTCGCCGTGCGCGCGGGTGCGCGGCCGGGTCTCGCCGTCCCCGTGCGGACGACCGGGGCGTCACGCCCGGCCCGCCGGACCCGGCCGGCCCGTGGGGGCGGAGGTTTTCCGCAGCACGCCGCCGGACGTCCGGCAACCTTTCCGGCGGCTGTGACCACTGCCGAGGCGGAAGCGCGTGTCTCCCGAACCACGTAAGGACTCATCCGTGGCATCCCCCTCCCACCGCCGCCCCCGTCGCGAGCGGCGCGGCGCCCTGGTCCCGGCCGTCGCCGTGGCCGCCGCCGGGCTCCTCATGTCGCTGGTCGTCGCCCTCGCCCCCGACGACGGGTCCGGCACCGCGCAGGCCACGGCCACGGCCGCGTCCGCCACCGGCACCGGCGTCCGGCCGAGCGTCCCGCCCACGGCGACCGGGCGGGAACCGGGGGCGAAGCCGTCCACGGCGTCCCCGGCCCCGGAGCCCTCCGCGACGACCGCGTCGGCCCGGCCGTCGCGCGCGAGCACCCCCGCGCCCGCCCCGCGCCCGGCCTCCGGCGGGGCGCCGTCGGCGGGGCGGATCCGGCCCGGGGTCACCTACAGCGGAGTCGCCACCCATTACGACGCCGGGGACGGGAACGGCGCCTGCCTGTACGGCCCGAGCCCCGACCTCATGGTCGCGGCGATGAACACCACGGACCACGAGACGTCCGGGGCGTGCGGGGCGTACGTCCTCGTCCGCGCGGCCGGCGGGGCCTCCGTGACGGTCCGGATCACCGACGAGTGCCCCTCGCCCTGCGCCCCCGGGCAGCTCGACCTGAGCCGGGAGGCCTTCGGCAAGCTCGCCGGCCTCTCCGCGGGGCGGATCCCGGTCACCTGGAGCCTGCTCAGCCCCGGCACGTCCGACACCGTCTCGATCCGCTACAAGACCGGCTCCAGTAGCCACTGGTGCGGCATCCAGGCGATCGGCCACCGCAACCCGCTGGCCCGCCTGGAGGTCGGCACCGGCTCCGGGTGGCACCGGCTGACCCGCACCGAGTACAACTACTTCCTCTCCCCCGACGGCACCGGATGCGGCGGCGCCCTGAGGCTCACGGACATCTACGGGGAGCGGCTGACCGTCGAGGGCGTCCCCGTGCGGCCGGACGCCGTACAGCCGACCCGCGTCCAGTTCGCCCGGCACTGACACGGTGCCGTCCGCCCGGCGGGCACCCGGCTCGCGGCGACGGGGAGCAGTGGGCGGGCCCGCTGGGGTTCCCGCCGGTGGCGCGGCGGGCCGGTGCGCTCCCCGGGCGCCGGCGGACGACCGCGGTACCGGTCCCTCCGCGACTCCGGCGATGACCGTGGACCGGTGCCGGGGCCCTTGAAGCGGTACGTCGTGCCCGTGCGCACGCCCTCGTCGTCGCGGGACCGTCCCCGGGTGGTCTCCGCTGCGACGACGCCCCCGCGGCCCGGGGCCGTCAGCCCTCCACCGACCGCCGGAGGATCTCCTCCGCCTCGGTGACGGCTGCCGCGAGGGCATCCGGTCCGGCCGTCAGCCCCTCGAGCAGGGCGTCGACGCCGGTCAGCCCCGCCCGGCGCACCAGGCCCTTCTCGTTGGTCACCCACTCCCCGCGCGCCGCCATCACCGCGTGCGCGGTCTGGGTCGCGGCGACGGCGATGCTTCCCGCGACCTGGGTGAGGGCGCCCTGGGGGGCGTGGCCGGTCCTCGCGTAGGCGAGGGTGGCGGTGGCCGTGCCGTGCCAGCGGGGCGGGGCGGACGCGCGCAGTGCCGGCGGGTAGGCGGCGGGGCGGGGCAGGCCGCCCCGCAGCACCTTGTTGATCGCGAGCTCGGCGACCAGCAGGTAGGTCGGGATGCCGGCGAGGTGGAACAGCAGCGGCTCGACGCGGAACCGGCCCGCCTCCGCCTCCGCCAGCTCGTGCTCGACGACGTCGAGGTCGCGGTAGTGGACGTCGACCCGGCGCCCGTCGATCGTGAGCCAGGCGCCGCCGTTGAAGACACCGCCGCCCCAGTCGCCGATCCCGCAGACCTCGCCCTGCCAGCCCACGGCGCGCAGGTCGTCGGGGTCGAAGGAGCCCCGGTAGTAGACGGCCAGGTCCCAGTCGCTGCCGGGCCGTTCGGTGCCCTGGGCTCGCGAGCCGCCGAGGGTGACGGCCAGGACGCCGGGGAGGGCGGCGAGCCGGTCGGCGGTCGCCTCGAGGAAGACCTGGTCGGGGAGGGAGGGCACGGCTGCGGCTCCTGACGGGCGGGGACGGTCTGCGGGCCGGTGGAAAGACTAGGAGGGCGCCCGGACGGAGGCGAACGAAAAAGGGATGCGGCGGCGCCCGGGGGCCCGCATGATCGGTGGGTTGCCCGCCACGCCCCCTGGATGATCGGAGCCCGCGTGATCCGGCGCGTCACCGCCCCCGGCCCCTTCCCCCCGCCCGCCTGCTGCCACGCCTCCCCCGTCGAGGCGGACACCGCCGCGGGCTCGTGAGGAGCGGCGACCGGGCCGTGGTCCTGCGCCGGGCCCTGCCCCGCGACGCCGGCGCCGCGGCCGACGTCTGGCTGCGGTCCTTCGCCGCCGCCCTGCCGGCCGTGGTGCGGCCCCGGTCCGACGCCGAGGTGCACGCCTACTTCCGGCACGTACTCGTCCCGCTGCGCGAGACCTGGGTGGCGGCGGCGGGCGGGGACGTCGTCGGGGTGATGGTGCTGGAGGGCGAGGAGCTGGCGCAGCTCTACCTCGCCCCCGAGTGGCGCGGGCGCGGGATCGGTGACCGGTTCGTCGCCCTGGCCAAGGAGCGCAGCCCTGCGGGGCTCTCCTTGTGGACCTTCCAGGTCAACGGGCCCGCGCACCGCTTCTACGAACGGCACGGCTTCACGGCCGTGCAGTGGACGGACGGCTCCGGCAACGAGGAACGCGAACCGGACGTGCGGTACGCGTGGCGGCCGTAGGCGCCCCGTGCCCCGCACGGGGCGCCTACGGTCCCCGTACGGGGCGCCCGCGCTTCCCGTCCCCGGGGGCCGCGGGCTACGGGTGCAGCACCACCTTCGTGTAGCCCTCGATCCGCTTGTCGAACTTGTCGTAGGCCGACACCGCCTGCTCCAGGGGGAGTTCGTGGGAGACCACGAAGCTGGGCTTGGCCCTGCCCTCGATGATCATGTCCCGCAGATGCCGGTTGTAGCGCTTGACGTTGCACTGCCCCGTCCCCACCCGCAGGCCCTTCTCGAAGAGCTTGCCGATCGCGACGAGGAGCATGCCCTGCTTGGCCTGCTCGTCCGGGGCCCCCGGGTCGGCCGGGACGTAGAGGCCGGGCACGCCGAGCGCTCCGGTGGCCCGGACCGTGTTGACGAGCGAGTTCAGGACGGTGGCCGGCTCCTCGCGGTCCGTGCCGCCCTTCGTCGCCTGGTAGCCGACGGCGTCGATGCCCTTGTCCGTGCCGAGGCCCCCGGTCTGCTCCTTGATCTGCTCGGTCGGGTCGCCCTCGGCGAAGTTGACGGGCACCGCGCCGATCTCCTCGGCCTTCTGCAGCCGCTCGGGGACCCGGTCCACGACGAACACCTTCTTCGCGCCGCGCAGCAGGGCCGAGTAGGCGGCCATGAGCCCGACCGGTCCCGCGCCGTACACCGCGACGCTCTCGCCGGGGCGCACCTGGGCGAGTTCGCAGCCGTGGTAGCCGGTGGGGAAGATGTCGGCGAGGAGGATGAAGTCGGTCTCGTGCTCCTCTCCCGGCGGCAGCTTCAGACAGTTGAAGTCGGCGTAGGGGACGCGCAGGTATTCGGCCTGGCCGCCCTTCCAGGGGCCCATGGCGACGTATCCGTAAGCACCCCCGGGAAAACCGGGGTTGACGGTCGTGCAGTACCCGGTGAATCCCTCGGCGCAGTTGCGGCAGAATCCGCAGGCGACGTTGAAGGGCATGACCACGCGGTCGCCCTCCTTGAGCGAGGTGACCCCCTGGCCGACTTCCTCGATGATTCCCATGTTCTCGTGACCGAAGACGATGCCGGGTTCGGCGGCGGTGCGTCCTTCGTACATGTGCAGATCGGAACCGCATATCGCGGTGGAGCTGATCCGCACGATCACGTCGTTGGGATGCTGGATACCGGGCTTTTCGACGTCCTCGACCGCGACGCTGAACGGTCCCTTGTACACGACGGCCTTCATGGCGGTGACCTCCGCTCGACGGCACGGGAATCTTTTCGTCACGCCCCCCGCTCTCCGCGTGACTCATCTCTCATGATTCCGCGACCTA includes:
- a CDS encoding amidohydrolase; this translates as MTPTATTSAAAERPADLVITGCSVLTHDDRERIGFAHDAAIVVRDGAVESVTSAEAVEGLAAGERIDARGQVALPGLINCHTHAPMVALRGLAEDLPTGEWFNDVIWPVESNLTERDVELGARLACAEMIRGGVTCFADHYFAMDAVAAVVAECGMRALLGEAYFSSQGPRGRERSLEFALRHRGFAGGRVTTALAPHAPYTVDDADLAATAELAREHGLPVHLHAAENRDQTDTSLARHGVTPVQVLERTGILDTDVLIAHGTGILDSDLPSLERAGGRTAVATAPRGYLRFAWPTTTPVRALRDIGIPVGLATDGAASNNSLDVWESMALTSLIQKAAEGDPRWLTSRQALHHATLQSARAVGLGGETGSIAPGRRADIILVDLTGPHTQPVHDLAATLVHSARAADVRTTVVDGRILMRDRRLLTLDVPAVVSELRERLPALVERGHGRRVQEYDT
- a CDS encoding FUSC family protein — protein: MSRSAPALPLWLAHALRTQRGPVPWSAVVRGALAAGPLLAGAVSLGRPTLGVVAAIGAMLAGINDRPGSRRASIGRLGAPALAGAAGLALGTYAGDHTPAVLLTLLLTGLGLVAGGISALGPVGSSVGTQVLVGAAVGAGMPLPEPGWQRALAFLAGAGWLLLLRLALPTPGSLAGDLRFGFRFDGERNAVAGAYEAVAALLDAAGSPAATARRAALTAALDHAQDALAGPRLRRYASSAAERRLHAQYAAVLPLAEAATALAWAGEPVPARAAEGPRRLAAAVRANTPTGRLPAPSRTAPALRALDDALLHAAEAFDRAEGGDLHGRKRSRAALVRTVLGVRGREYGMRVALCFGAGVAIAQALHHARWYGQHEHWYWLPATAVFLVKPDLGPLASRVLCRAAGTVLGALLFAGLAAVLPRPEGLIALVAVSGALIPVATRHFAAQTAVVTVLVLALVMVGGEPEVSVVRISETLLACAVVLVVGHLPMPGQRGGGIRARLAEAGGAAQAYLDHVLGGTGDRAARWALRREAYRTLAEARTAIALASAELPPLARHTDGTDEVAALLEQFVDTITACAVHLDDTGRIGPRHAERLAELRDELVRRRDRTGLRLPELPDGARAEAGTRARPAPPRSRDGDAAVRPAPDREGVVR
- a CDS encoding expansin EXLX1 family cellulose-binding protein, whose translation is MASPSHRRPRRERRGALVPAVAVAAAGLLMSLVVALAPDDGSGTAQATATAASATGTGVRPSVPPTATGREPGAKPSTASPAPEPSATTASARPSRASTPAPAPRPASGGAPSAGRIRPGVTYSGVATHYDAGDGNGACLYGPSPDLMVAAMNTTDHETSGACGAYVLVRAAGGASVTVRITDECPSPCAPGQLDLSREAFGKLAGLSAGRIPVTWSLLSPGTSDTVSIRYKTGSSSHWCGIQAIGHRNPLARLEVGTGSGWHRLTRTEYNYFLSPDGTGCGGALRLTDIYGERLTVEGVPVRPDAVQPTRVQFARH
- a CDS encoding nucleotidyltransferase domain-containing protein; this encodes MPSLPDQVFLEATADRLAALPGVLAVTLGGSRAQGTERPGSDWDLAVYYRGSFDPDDLRAVGWQGEVCGIGDWGGGVFNGGAWLTIDGRRVDVHYRDLDVVEHELAEAEAGRFRVEPLLFHLAGIPTYLLVAELAINKVLRGGLPRPAAYPPALRASAPPRWHGTATATLAYARTGHAPQGALTQVAGSIAVAATQTAHAVMAARGEWVTNEKGLVRRAGLTGVDALLEGLTAGPDALAAAVTEAEEILRRSVEG
- a CDS encoding GNAT family N-acetyltransferase produces the protein MRSGDRAVVLRRALPRDAGAAADVWLRSFAAALPAVVRPRSDAEVHAYFRHVLVPLRETWVAAAGGDVVGVMVLEGEELAQLYLAPEWRGRGIGDRFVALAKERSPAGLSLWTFQVNGPAHRFYERHGFTAVQWTDGSGNEEREPDVRYAWRP
- a CDS encoding glutathione-independent formaldehyde dehydrogenase gives rise to the protein MKAVVYKGPFSVAVEDVEKPGIQHPNDVIVRISSTAICGSDLHMYEGRTAAEPGIVFGHENMGIIEEVGQGVTSLKEGDRVVMPFNVACGFCRNCAEGFTGYCTTVNPGFPGGAYGYVAMGPWKGGQAEYLRVPYADFNCLKLPPGEEHETDFILLADIFPTGYHGCELAQVRPGESVAVYGAGPVGLMAAYSALLRGAKKVFVVDRVPERLQKAEEIGAVPVNFAEGDPTEQIKEQTGGLGTDKGIDAVGYQATKGGTDREEPATVLNSLVNTVRATGALGVPGLYVPADPGAPDEQAKQGMLLVAIGKLFEKGLRVGTGQCNVKRYNRHLRDMIIEGRAKPSFVVSHELPLEQAVSAYDKFDKRIEGYTKVVLHP